From a region of the Candidatus Delongbacteria bacterium genome:
- the pstB gene encoding phosphate ABC transporter ATP-binding protein translates to MHSEKIEVIKDPILNIKDFSVYYGDKKAVSSVSVGFGKNAISAIMGPSGCGKSTLLRAINRMHELYSETKSEGNITLRERDIYSMDPILLRRKIGMVFQRPNPFPTMSIYDNVLAGFKLNGISLKKDEKNKIVESSLRDVALWDEVKDSLFKKGTFLSGGQQQRLCIARAIASEPEVLLLDEPTSALDPIATKKIEELLVKLKEKVTIIMVTHNMSQAARVSDKSLFMYLGELVEYGPTQQMFTVPKDKRTEEYLTGKFG, encoded by the coding sequence ATGCATAGTGAAAAAATAGAAGTTATAAAAGATCCGATACTAAATATCAAAGACTTTTCTGTTTATTATGGAGATAAAAAAGCTGTTTCATCGGTTAGTGTAGGATTTGGGAAAAATGCAATATCCGCAATTATGGGACCTTCTGGATGTGGAAAAAGTACTTTACTAAGAGCAATTAATAGAATGCATGAGCTTTATTCAGAAACAAAATCTGAAGGAAATATTACTCTTCGCGAGAGAGATATATACAGTATGGATCCAATACTTTTAAGGAGAAAAATCGGAATGGTATTTCAAAGACCAAACCCATTTCCAACCATGAGTATTTATGATAATGTTTTAGCAGGATTTAAATTAAATGGTATATCTTTAAAAAAAGATGAAAAAAATAAGATTGTAGAGTCTTCTCTAAGAGATGTTGCCCTTTGGGATGAGGTAAAAGATTCTCTTTTTAAAAAAGGAACTTTTCTTTCTGGTGGACAGCAACAAAGGCTATGTATAGCTAGAGCTATTGCTTCAGAACCAGAAGTATTATTACTTGATGAACCAACTTCCGCACTTGATCCTATTGCAACAAAAAAAATTGAAGAGTTACTTGTGAAATTAAAAGAAAAAGTAACAATTATAATGGTTACACATAATATGTCACAAGCTGCAAGAGTATCCGACAAGTCATTATTCATGTATCTTGGTGAATTAGTGGAGTATGGACCAACTCAACAGATGTTTACAGTCCCAAAGGATAAAAGAACAGAAGAATATTTAACCGGTAAATTTGGTTAG
- the pstA gene encoding phosphate ABC transporter permease PstA, with the protein MKKVFFTDRKHVSYRIIKDKVITGIFIILSLTVTIPLFMILYDLFSKGYSQINFDFFTETTPNAILAIKAKAEGSVIPGGVANGIVGSFIIIGIASLLAIPIGVVTGTYLSELKSDKFSGFVRTVVEMLQGVPSIVLGIIGYIWIVKPITKGFSGFAAAVALSIMMLPSIIRTTEETLNMISPSLKEAAFSLGVPYWRVVLKVIIPNGFSGIITGIMLGISRIAGETAPLLLTALGSLVVTYDPTKPMSALPLMVWEFYNDPNLVDMIWSASLLLIILVLVLNIAAKILSAKLKN; encoded by the coding sequence ATGAAAAAAGTTTTTTTTACAGATAGAAAACATGTCAGCTATCGAATTATTAAGGATAAAGTTATAACCGGTATTTTTATCATTTTATCTTTAACCGTAACTATACCTCTTTTCATGATTTTATACGATCTATTTTCAAAAGGATATAGCCAGATAAATTTTGATTTTTTTACTGAAACAACACCTAATGCAATTTTAGCAATTAAAGCTAAAGCGGAAGGATCAGTAATCCCAGGAGGTGTGGCAAATGGAATAGTTGGTTCTTTCATAATAATTGGAATAGCTTCTCTACTTGCAATTCCCATTGGAGTTGTTACTGGTACATATCTATCTGAGTTAAAAAGTGATAAATTTTCAGGGTTTGTAAGAACTGTTGTTGAAATGCTTCAAGGAGTTCCATCAATTGTACTTGGTATTATTGGTTATATCTGGATTGTTAAACCTATTACAAAAGGATTTTCAGGATTTGCAGCTGCAGTTGCTTTGTCAATTATGATGCTTCCATCAATTATAAGAACTACTGAAGAAACTTTGAACATGATATCTCCTTCACTTAAAGAAGCAGCATTTTCTCTTGGAGTTCCATATTGGCGAGTTGTACTTAAAGTTATTATTCCAAATGGATTTTCAGGAATAATTACTGGGATTATGCTTGGGATTTCAAGAATAGCTGGGGAAACAGCACCACTTCTTTTAACGGCACTTGGAAGTCTAGTAGTAACATACGATCCAACTAAGCCGATGAGTGCACTACCATTAATGGTTTGGGAATTTTATAATGACCCTAATCTTGTTGATATGATTTGGAGTGCGTCACTTCTTTTGATAATACTTGTTCTAGTATTAAATATTGCAGCTAAAATACTAAGTGCTAAATTAAAAAATTGA